One window of Brevibacillus choshinensis genomic DNA carries:
- a CDS encoding MerR family transcriptional regulator yields MENKTYAISEIAGMLQITKRTLRFYDQIGLLTPSLFSSGGHRLYTSDDIEKLYKIRLLKGLGLNLKQVKLIFEESKLEWEDLLRQQLSEIDKQLKKYKLMQEIVLIVQRSIKLEGKMDWENLFRYLYLLYEDKTVAQQHTLHHFITEDELHFLRTQLPQMKEDDPRTNELIELFSEMKADDERDPASAKAQVWAEKIVIASDHIFKGREELREKVWRIQRDAPELAFQYPIDPELIDFIEKALTIYREKNK; encoded by the coding sequence TTGGAGAACAAGACATACGCCATCAGTGAAATAGCAGGGATGCTTCAAATCACCAAGCGAACGTTGCGGTTTTATGACCAAATCGGCTTGCTGACGCCTTCGCTGTTTTCTTCCGGAGGGCATCGGTTGTACACGAGTGACGATATTGAAAAGCTGTACAAGATCCGCTTGCTCAAAGGGCTGGGGCTGAATCTGAAACAAGTAAAGCTAATCTTTGAAGAGTCCAAGCTGGAGTGGGAGGATCTTTTACGCCAGCAATTGTCCGAAATCGACAAGCAGTTAAAAAAGTACAAGCTCATGCAAGAGATAGTACTCATCGTCCAGCGCTCGATCAAGCTGGAAGGGAAAATGGACTGGGAAAACTTGTTCCGCTATTTGTACTTGCTCTACGAGGATAAAACGGTTGCCCAGCAGCATACTTTACATCATTTTATTACGGAAGATGAGCTCCATTTTTTACGTACTCAACTCCCTCAAATGAAAGAAGATGACCCCCGAACCAATGAGCTGATCGAGCTGTTTTCAGAAATGAAAGCGGACGATGAGCGAGATCCGGCTTCAGCCAAAGCCCAAGTCTGGGCAGAAAAAATCGTAATCGCATCCGACCACATTTTTAAAGGCAGGGAAGAGCTGCGTGAAAAGGTATGGCGCATTCAAAGAGATGCTCCAGAGCTCGCTTTTCAATATCCGATCGACCCTGAGTTGATTGATTTTATCGAAAAGGCATTAACCATTTATCGCGAAAAAAACAAATAA
- a CDS encoding serine hydrolase domain-containing protein: MAQPGNSNVSSQLEEFFATLANKQKFNGNILVLEQGEAIFTGSYGFADLERSLPLTHDTVFELASVSKAFTAMGIMLLQEQGKIEYEDKVDSILPDFPYRDITVRNLLSHTSGLPDYMDLFAQYWDRTKIATNADVLEQLGVHQPAVLFQPNEKFEYSNTGYVLLGSIIEKVSGMSFSEFLKMYIFTPLEMENTRVFNRRFSQEVIENYAYGYVYSDELGRHSLPDHVKEYDLVIYLDGIQGDGVVNSTLEDLRKWDRALYTEKLVSSKTIQAAFTPVTLADNSTYHYGYGWLIRNDPWTGKVVYHGGGWPGYKNWLGRYIDVDKTIIYLTNVEQDREFTLAVLEAAENILFRRPYRIPE, encoded by the coding sequence GTGGCACAACCTGGCAATTCAAACGTAAGTAGTCAGCTCGAAGAATTTTTTGCGACGCTTGCGAACAAACAGAAATTCAATGGAAACATTCTGGTTCTTGAGCAAGGAGAGGCTATTTTTACAGGCTCTTATGGTTTTGCTGATCTTGAGAGATCGCTTCCGCTGACTCATGATACTGTGTTTGAACTGGCATCTGTCTCCAAGGCTTTCACAGCTATGGGTATCATGCTGTTGCAAGAGCAAGGGAAAATCGAATACGAGGACAAAGTGGACAGTATTCTACCAGATTTCCCATACCGCGATATTACCGTGAGAAATCTGCTCTCGCACACATCCGGTCTACCGGATTACATGGATCTGTTTGCACAGTATTGGGACAGGACAAAAATTGCCACCAACGCCGATGTTCTGGAGCAGCTCGGCGTTCATCAGCCAGCCGTGCTGTTTCAGCCGAACGAGAAATTCGAATACAGCAATACCGGATATGTGCTGCTCGGCTCGATCATCGAGAAGGTATCAGGTATGAGCTTTTCCGAGTTTTTGAAAATGTATATCTTCACCCCCCTGGAAATGGAGAATACCAGAGTGTTCAACAGGAGATTTTCTCAGGAGGTAATTGAAAATTACGCATACGGCTACGTCTATTCCGATGAACTGGGAAGACACAGCTTACCTGATCATGTAAAGGAATATGATTTGGTTATTTATCTGGATGGCATTCAAGGGGATGGTGTCGTGAACTCGACACTCGAAGACCTGCGCAAATGGGACAGGGCTTTATACACTGAAAAGTTGGTAAGTAGCAAAACTATTCAGGCTGCCTTTACTCCAGTTACGTTGGCTGATAATAGTACTTATCATTACGGTTATGGCTGGCTAATTCGTAATGACCCATGGACTGGAAAAGTTGTCTATCACGGCGGCGGTTGGCCAGGGTATAAAAACTGGTTAGGTCGCTATATCGATGTGGACAAAACGATTATTTATCTTACAAATGTGGAGCAGGACCGAGAATTTACTCTAGCAGTTTTAGAGGCAGCGGAAAATATTTTATTTCGGCGGCCTTATCGGATACCCGAATAA
- a CDS encoding response regulator transcription factor, whose translation MPKILVVDDEAHIRELVRLYLEDEGFEIVEKSNGEDALEYAENHIVDLVILDIMMPRMDGWALCENLREFGEMPILMITAKGESTDRIKGFKLGTDDYLVKPFDPVELVLRVKALLKRYRISTASQIQLGTITLDRKRYQIIYSNGQTMTLPMKEFEVLYKLGSNPGQLFTRDNLIEHIWGIDYEGDDRTVDVHIKRLRDRFTDLESDFRIVTIRGLGYRLEVYQD comes from the coding sequence TTGCCAAAGATATTAGTGGTAGATGATGAGGCTCATATCCGAGAGTTGGTCCGTTTGTACCTGGAGGATGAAGGCTTTGAGATAGTGGAGAAATCGAATGGAGAAGATGCGTTGGAATACGCGGAGAATCATATCGTTGATCTTGTAATTCTCGACATTATGATGCCGAGAATGGATGGTTGGGCATTATGCGAGAACCTCCGTGAATTCGGTGAGATGCCAATATTGATGATCACCGCGAAAGGGGAGTCTACTGACCGAATAAAAGGATTTAAACTTGGCACGGACGATTATTTGGTGAAACCCTTTGACCCAGTGGAGCTGGTTCTTCGGGTAAAGGCTTTGCTAAAGCGGTACCGTATCTCTACAGCCAGTCAGATTCAGCTAGGCACTATTACATTAGACCGTAAGCGTTATCAGATTATCTACAGCAATGGTCAAACCATGACACTTCCCATGAAAGAATTCGAGGTACTGTACAAACTGGGCAGTAATCCCGGACAGTTATTTACAAGGGACAATCTAATTGAACACATCTGGGGCATCGACTATGAAGGTGATGATCGGACAGTGGATGTTCACATTAAGAGGCTTCGGGATAGGTTCACTGACCTCGAGTCTGATTTTCGCATCGTGACTATTCGGGGGCTTGGTTATCGTCTGGAGGTGTATCAGGATTAA
- a CDS encoding DoxX family protein, whose amino-acid sequence MEDLGILIIRLVLGLSFVGHGSQKLFGWFGGYGIKGTGGWMESVGIKPGAFMAALAGILEFVGGLLFTTGLFFTLGSAMIVIAMLGAMKVHLPNGYWADKGGIEYPFVIVAVAIGLALIGPGAYSM is encoded by the coding sequence ATGGAGGATCTTGGAATATTGATTATTCGTCTCGTTTTAGGGTTAAGCTTTGTCGGCCATGGGAGCCAAAAATTATTTGGTTGGTTTGGTGGGTATGGAATAAAGGGGACTGGGGGTTGGATGGAATCTGTCGGAATCAAACCCGGTGCCTTTATGGCTGCATTAGCTGGGATACTTGAGTTTGTCGGTGGTCTACTATTCACTACAGGGTTATTTTTCACCTTGGGTTCAGCGATGATCGTTATCGCAATGTTAGGAGCTATGAAAGTTCACTTGCCCAATGGTTATTGGGCGGATAAAGGCGGTATTGAATATCCTTTTGTAATCGTTGCAGTAGCTATTGGTCTTGCTCTGATCGGACCTGGCGCATATTCGATGTAG
- a CDS encoding efflux RND transporter periplasmic adaptor subunit, producing MKIRKSSILLVLSLGLLLSGCTSPREESVTEQKKEKIVAGVTISKNNQAIVEWKSGEIKPRERVEPSFGVSGKITTINVHEGQYVKKGTLLATIDAGVYATASQAANTAIGEAIARRERLLKGADDESRKQQKIRIQSAERNLTEAQTNLNKMNRLYAADAISKDTLTSAENALKTAEEAFRTEQLTWDKLVKAPEQEALAGIDSNIAQARNSSAQASNGLTGTKIIAPFDGTISDVWGVEGDQAVAGSRVLELVDLGELKVTVAVETGIRKTLSAGAKVIVKDEDGKEREGRIHFISPMPNQSTGKYEVEVRISNGTATSATAWLGGRVAKVGLPRHTEGGYLIGIESVGIGEGGNWVLVIKDGKLEQRKVTTGETFGDVIEVTKGLREGERVVKSGVSFLLPGEKVREVNANE from the coding sequence GTGAAAATTAGAAAGTCGTCTATTTTACTAGTACTCAGTTTAGGTTTGTTATTAAGCGGTTGTACTTCCCCTAGAGAAGAATCTGTAACTGAACAGAAAAAGGAAAAGATTGTTGCAGGTGTAACAATCAGCAAAAATAACCAAGCCATCGTCGAATGGAAATCCGGAGAAATAAAACCGCGCGAACGTGTGGAGCCCTCTTTCGGCGTTTCTGGCAAAATTACTACGATCAATGTACATGAAGGGCAATATGTGAAAAAAGGAACGCTCTTAGCAACTATTGACGCAGGGGTTTATGCTACTGCTAGTCAAGCAGCGAATACAGCGATTGGCGAAGCTATAGCTCGCAGGGAACGGTTATTAAAAGGGGCTGACGATGAATCACGTAAACAACAAAAAATACGCATACAATCAGCTGAACGAAATCTAACCGAAGCTCAAACAAATCTAAACAAAATGAATCGGTTGTACGCGGCCGATGCGATTTCAAAAGATACCCTAACGAGTGCCGAGAATGCCCTAAAAACCGCCGAAGAAGCGTTTCGTACTGAACAATTAACATGGGATAAATTAGTCAAGGCACCTGAACAAGAAGCTTTAGCAGGCATCGACTCGAATATTGCCCAGGCACGTAATAGTTCCGCTCAAGCTTCTAACGGTTTAACTGGAACTAAGATTATCGCCCCTTTTGATGGCACTATATCGGACGTATGGGGTGTCGAGGGTGACCAAGCGGTAGCAGGCTCGCGAGTACTCGAACTCGTTGATTTAGGGGAACTCAAGGTAACCGTTGCTGTTGAAACGGGCATTCGCAAGACTCTATCAGCTGGAGCAAAAGTAATCGTAAAAGATGAAGATGGAAAAGAGCGTGAAGGACGCATTCATTTTATCTCTCCAATGCCGAACCAATCAACAGGGAAATATGAAGTAGAAGTTCGCATATCAAATGGAACTGCTACAAGTGCAACAGCATGGCTAGGAGGACGTGTAGCAAAAGTAGGTTTACCTCGACACACCGAAGGAGGTTACCTGATCGGAATTGAGAGCGTTGGAATTGGTGAAGGTGGCAACTGGGTTTTGGTCATCAAAGACGGAAAGCTTGAGCAACGTAAAGTTACCACAGGAGAAACCTTTGGCGACGTTATTGAAGTTACGAAAGGTTTAAGAGAAGGGGAACGTGTAGTGAAATCAGGGGTCTCCTTCTTACTCCCCGGTGAAAAAGTCAGAGAGGTAAATGCAAATGAATAA
- a CDS encoding DJ-1/PfpI family protein, translated as MKIVLRIVVYVMTFVILFGGVGAFGYIRSNQGYWIPTRQTPMPDFQDVRVPEHHPEKPTVAVMLSNPTTEVFDFMVPYEMFAMTRAYNVYAVAPDKNVKTLSGGLDLMPHYSFDELDRLLGKSPDLIVIPAMPRVDEAKYKPVREWIQKHADTKLLSICAGGVNLADTGLLKGKEATTDWKSFDYHEINKYPETKWRRDLRYVADGNIVSSAALTSGIDAVLYVISQQLGEPTAEKIAKEMNYPSYHFVKNPKVDPYYLDHTEVIFAFNQAFQWNKKSAGVLLYNGMDDGALTTIFDTYAASGTTKVHTISDAKQPIVTKYHLNLVTRYQMSNAPKLDRMFVPGVKAETLAAEDIKQWYEKGNNVVPEFIHSGTAERFIFDAPLEDLAKQEDVLTAQYGAKRLEYRATNLNFEGKPFSYEAFGIPALLTLAALLTAFYIDRRFIRKVKRDSQPSTGKI; from the coding sequence ATGAAGATAGTATTACGTATCGTTGTCTATGTAATGACGTTCGTTATCCTTTTCGGAGGGGTCGGTGCGTTTGGGTATATTCGCTCCAATCAGGGATATTGGATCCCCACTCGGCAAACACCGATGCCTGATTTTCAAGACGTGAGAGTCCCTGAACACCATCCGGAAAAACCTACAGTAGCGGTTATGTTATCCAATCCGACGACAGAAGTATTTGATTTTATGGTTCCGTATGAAATGTTCGCCATGACTAGGGCTTATAACGTCTATGCAGTTGCCCCGGACAAAAATGTGAAGACACTCTCGGGTGGTTTGGATCTGATGCCGCACTATTCTTTTGATGAACTGGACCGCTTATTAGGAAAAAGTCCCGACCTTATTGTGATACCGGCCATGCCTAGGGTTGACGAAGCAAAGTATAAACCTGTTCGGGAATGGATACAAAAACATGCTGATACGAAGTTGTTAAGCATTTGCGCTGGAGGGGTGAATCTCGCCGATACAGGTTTATTAAAAGGGAAAGAAGCAACCACGGACTGGAAAAGTTTTGATTATCATGAAATCAATAAATATCCTGAAACAAAATGGAGAAGGGATCTGCGTTATGTTGCAGACGGGAACATCGTCTCTTCAGCAGCGCTCACTTCAGGAATCGATGCTGTCCTCTATGTGATCTCACAGCAATTAGGCGAACCTACAGCGGAGAAAATAGCGAAAGAGATGAATTACCCTTCTTATCATTTCGTAAAAAATCCGAAGGTAGACCCTTATTATCTTGATCACACCGAAGTGATTTTTGCGTTCAACCAAGCATTCCAATGGAACAAAAAAAGCGCAGGGGTGTTGTTGTATAACGGCATGGATGACGGAGCACTTACGACGATTTTTGATACCTATGCTGCTTCTGGAACAACAAAGGTGCACACTATCTCAGACGCCAAGCAGCCTATCGTCACGAAGTATCATCTTAACCTAGTCACCCGATATCAAATGTCGAATGCGCCGAAGCTAGATCGAATGTTTGTTCCGGGAGTGAAGGCGGAGACTTTAGCTGCGGAAGATATCAAGCAGTGGTACGAAAAGGGTAACAACGTGGTGCCTGAGTTCATTCACAGTGGCACCGCGGAAAGATTTATCTTTGATGCTCCGCTTGAAGATTTAGCCAAGCAGGAGGACGTCCTAACCGCTCAATATGGTGCCAAGCGATTGGAATACCGTGCCACCAATCTAAACTTCGAAGGCAAACCGTTTTCCTATGAAGCTTTCGGTATACCAGCTTTGCTTACTTTAGCAGCATTACTTACAGCTTTTTATATTGATAGACGATTCATTCGAAAAGTGAAGAGAGATAGTCAGCCATCAACAGGGAAAATCTAA
- a CDS encoding GNAT family N-acetyltransferase, whose translation MSFEIVERNPTLEEYHQLCVSVGWENMMNFKVIQNSLKNSLYSVVVLFEGRIIGMGRIIGDGYIYFYLQDIVVLPQYQKMEIGTMIMDNLMSYLKENAPDKAFIGLFSSNEGKKLYEKYNFKQYPVLTGMFRVAPI comes from the coding sequence ATGTCATTTGAGATAGTAGAACGAAACCCTACTCTTGAAGAATATCATCAATTATGTGTTTCAGTTGGTTGGGAAAATATGATGAATTTTAAAGTGATTCAAAATTCCCTAAAAAATTCTTTGTATTCAGTTGTCGTTCTTTTTGAAGGTAGAATAATTGGTATGGGCCGAATAATCGGCGATGGGTACATTTATTTTTATCTTCAAGATATCGTTGTACTTCCTCAGTATCAAAAAATGGAGATAGGTACAATGATTATGGACAATCTTATGTCCTATCTAAAAGAGAATGCTCCCGATAAAGCTTTCATAGGTCTCTTTTCTTCTAACGAAGGTAAGAAACTGTATGAGAAATACAACTTTAAGCAGTACCCTGTTTTAACAGGAATGTTTCGAGTAGCGCCAATCTAG
- a CDS encoding GNAT family N-acetyltransferase produces MQWYERLNDYFPEHEMKDIGQFHALIEDKDVYHKEETEDYLLLYAEFPTFLFIDYLLIHPDTRGKGVGTQVLTQLKKKGKTILLEVEPVDREDEDTVKRANFYLKNGFVKADRIQYRREDHQGETYEMKVYYWSPEKDEPQERILDKMAKACEEIHNFRSHRFYGREVANPDEVLTLKQ; encoded by the coding sequence ATGCAATGGTACGAACGTCTAAACGATTACTTTCCCGAGCACGAGATGAAGGATATCGGTCAGTTTCATGCTTTGATTGAGGATAAAGATGTTTATCACAAAGAAGAAACAGAGGATTATCTTTTGCTGTATGCTGAATTTCCCACCTTTCTCTTCATCGATTATTTGCTCATCCACCCGGATACGAGAGGAAAAGGTGTAGGGACACAAGTATTGACTCAGCTAAAGAAAAAAGGAAAAACCATCTTGCTGGAAGTAGAACCTGTCGATCGAGAGGACGAAGATACCGTGAAAAGGGCCAATTTTTACCTGAAAAATGGATTCGTAAAAGCTGATCGGATTCAATACCGCAGAGAAGATCACCAAGGGGAAACGTATGAGATGAAGGTCTACTACTGGAGCCCTGAAAAGGATGAGCCACAAGAGAGAATCCTGGATAAAATGGCCAAAGCTTGCGAGGAAATTCATAATTTTCGATCCCACCGCTTTTATGGTAGGGAAGTCGCGAATCCGGATGAAGTGTTGACGCTGAAGCAATGA
- a CDS encoding sensor histidine kinase: MLSLFSAFMVSTWMFEGRSHNFIAEKLVTDGKNIIQAYQRAPSAELGSFVQSFSGLSIYTIQLYNKTGAPLLEENEHMHVEQSNIKQVLGGNIARTVDAETHGLPIVGVPFSVKGDPYALFLTLDKNTVEQEQENMPWIHALYILVLFIGSFLILIAARYVVNPIMQLTEATKRMAKGNFDSASLPMNRRDEIGQLSVSFHDMAKELAKLDQMRKDFVSSVSHEIQSPLTSISGFTKALKQKKMSEESRLRYLTIIEEESERLSRLGQNLLQLSYLQQEQLPLKVTTYRLDEQLRRGVITLEPLWTKKEINVVVDLEAITVHADKDQLDQVWINLLNNAIKFTAPHGTIRIQSIGKAHQNIVSITDSGMGIPEEELVNIFKPFHKVDKARSSSVKGNGLGLSIVKQIIDMHNGEIHVSSSLGSGTIFTVTIPSET, from the coding sequence ATGTTGAGCTTGTTTTCAGCGTTTATGGTCAGTACCTGGATGTTTGAAGGGCGGAGTCATAATTTTATAGCAGAAAAATTAGTTACAGACGGTAAAAACATCATCCAAGCATATCAGAGAGCACCTTCTGCTGAGTTGGGATCGTTTGTGCAAAGTTTCTCTGGTCTTTCTATTTACACGATCCAACTATACAATAAAACAGGTGCGCCCCTACTTGAAGAAAATGAGCACATGCATGTGGAACAGAGTAATATTAAGCAGGTGCTTGGTGGCAACATTGCACGCACTGTCGATGCAGAAACACACGGTCTTCCAATCGTGGGGGTTCCTTTTTCGGTGAAAGGTGATCCCTACGCTTTGTTTCTCACATTGGATAAGAATACGGTGGAGCAAGAGCAAGAAAATATGCCTTGGATTCATGCATTATATATTCTTGTTCTGTTTATTGGTAGCTTTCTGATTTTGATTGCCGCCCGTTATGTGGTAAATCCGATCATGCAGTTAACGGAAGCGACGAAGAGGATGGCAAAAGGGAACTTCGATTCTGCGAGCCTTCCTATGAATCGTAGGGATGAAATTGGTCAATTAAGCGTGAGTTTTCATGATATGGCAAAAGAGCTTGCGAAACTGGATCAGATGCGTAAAGACTTTGTTTCGAGTGTCTCTCATGAGATTCAATCACCGTTAACTTCAATTTCAGGATTTACGAAAGCTTTAAAGCAGAAGAAAATGAGTGAAGAGAGCCGTCTACGTTATTTGACGATTATCGAGGAGGAGAGCGAGAGGTTATCTCGCTTAGGGCAAAATTTACTTCAGCTCTCTTATTTACAGCAGGAGCAGCTTCCATTAAAGGTTACTACATACCGATTGGATGAGCAGCTGCGGAGGGGTGTCATCACTTTAGAGCCTCTATGGACCAAAAAAGAAATCAACGTGGTTGTTGATCTTGAGGCAATAACCGTTCATGCGGACAAAGATCAACTGGATCAGGTGTGGATTAACTTGCTGAACAACGCTATCAAATTCACTGCGCCTCACGGTACGATACGCATCCAATCGATAGGGAAAGCGCATCAAAATATCGTATCGATAACAGACAGTGGAATGGGGATCCCTGAAGAAGAACTTGTCAATATTTTCAAACCGTTTCATAAAGTGGACAAAGCCCGTAGTAGTTCTGTAAAGGGAAATGGGCTTGGTTTATCTATCGTCAAACAAATCATAGATATGCATAACGGAGAAATTCATGTGTCTAGTAGTCTTGGTAGCGGAACAATTTTTACGGTCACAATACCGAGTGAGACCTAG
- a CDS encoding YjcZ family sporulation protein: MGFFEDNFALTLVLFVLLVIVACSCDC, encoded by the coding sequence ATGGGTTTTTTTGAAGATAACTTTGCTTTAACCTTGGTACTCTTCGTCCTTTTAGTAATTGTTGCTTGTAGTTGTGATTGCTAA
- a CDS encoding cysteine hydrolase family protein has translation MSKNTALLIVDVQEFLIEHAFEGHALVERIEKLITRTRDLQIPVFYIQHCESEGEFEIGTPTWQIHHAITPKEHEPVIQKFACDSFFDTPLRDELESREIYHLVIVGLQTEYCIDTTSRRAISLGYDVTLVEDCHSTLDSHVLKAEQIIAHHNSVLNGFGTANNQIAVTSSDTLFV, from the coding sequence TTGAGTAAAAATACTGCACTCCTTATTGTAGATGTTCAAGAATTCCTGATCGAGCATGCTTTTGAGGGTCATGCATTAGTTGAACGGATTGAGAAGTTGATTACCCGAACCCGTGATTTACAGATCCCAGTCTTCTACATCCAGCATTGTGAGAGCGAAGGCGAGTTTGAAATTGGGACGCCAACCTGGCAAATCCACCACGCTATTACCCCAAAGGAACATGAACCTGTAATCCAAAAATTCGCATGTGACTCTTTTTTTGATACACCCCTACGAGATGAACTTGAGTCCAGAGAAATCTATCACCTTGTCATCGTTGGCTTACAAACCGAATACTGTATCGACACAACCAGCAGACGAGCCATTTCATTAGGGTACGATGTCACACTCGTTGAGGATTGCCATTCAACACTCGATAGTCATGTGTTAAAAGCGGAACAAATCATTGCTCACCATAATTCGGTACTGAACGGCTTTGGTACTGCAAATAACCAGATTGCGGTAACGAGTTCTGATACCCTTTTTGTTTGA
- a CDS encoding VanZ family protein: protein MMEMKIRKPLFAGTLFYISLILYFMFFAFNRVEHATDVYGYVFMLVPEAVPLLFPEFSFSWLYDFGNIAAFIPFGTLFPLLYRIRFVKFITFFISAILVLETLQALTHLGSFDVDDVISNTLGAAIGFVAYKVGFASKISYKKLLASALSIGVLLIGIMVVSETVHYALEKREGPIQALHGWKERNGRLPRTTNLSSFTVKGKKIEPKMNVYSSQGEKSKTYTYILGNKKNVKFYSHYGIPDNGERKGEVTVIADGQLIAQFSELYMQDADTFEMPFDQINEITITVSGNAELWDAGLSERKHWWE from the coding sequence ATGATGGAAATGAAAATTCGGAAACCCCTATTTGCAGGGACCCTTTTCTATATCAGCTTGATTTTGTATTTTATGTTCTTTGCTTTTAACAGAGTAGAACATGCAACCGATGTATATGGATACGTATTTATGCTTGTTCCCGAGGCTGTTCCACTTTTATTTCCTGAATTCTCATTTTCATGGTTATACGATTTTGGAAACATTGCCGCTTTTATCCCTTTTGGCACCCTCTTTCCCTTGTTGTATCGTATTCGTTTTGTGAAATTCATCACGTTCTTTATATCGGCAATTCTCGTTCTGGAAACACTACAAGCCCTCACCCATCTCGGCTCCTTTGATGTGGATGATGTCATATCCAACACCTTGGGTGCAGCGATTGGATTTGTCGCCTATAAAGTTGGCTTTGCTTCCAAAATTTCTTATAAGAAGCTCCTGGCTTCGGCACTTTCTATTGGTGTCCTTCTCATAGGCATCATGGTGGTATCCGAAACGGTTCATTATGCTCTAGAGAAAAGAGAAGGACCGATACAAGCCTTACATGGTTGGAAAGAAAGAAATGGAAGATTACCGAGGACTACAAATCTATCGAGCTTCACTGTAAAAGGCAAGAAAATAGAGCCCAAAATGAACGTGTATAGCAGCCAAGGTGAAAAGAGCAAAACATACACCTATATCCTGGGGAACAAAAAAAACGTAAAGTTCTACTCTCATTATGGCATTCCCGACAATGGTGAAAGGAAAGGGGAAGTTACTGTTATCGCAGATGGACAACTGATCGCTCAGTTTAGTGAACTCTATATGCAAGATGCAGATACGTTTGAAATGCCTTTTGACCAGATAAACGAAATTACGATTACCGTTTCCGGGAATGCTGAGTTGTGGGACGCTGGACTCAGTGAAAGGAAGCATTGGTGGGAGTGA
- a CDS encoding ribbon-helix-helix domain-containing protein, whose translation MDANLHIRLPKELKEQFQQVAKDNNKDSSSLVRDWISSYVAEHQKSDEDLAADLYLAGYQLQQAFGGREKVSKEFAQRLQEHSLTNQKEFTDLIISTYLDLNLTIPSIVSKTTKGFAFSQMFLLGLLGDRPKGKI comes from the coding sequence ATGGATGCTAATTTGCACATACGCTTGCCAAAAGAACTAAAAGAACAATTTCAACAGGTCGCGAAGGATAACAATAAAGATAGCTCATCTTTAGTGAGAGACTGGATTTCGAGTTATGTAGCTGAACATCAAAAATCAGATGAAGATTTAGCAGCTGATTTGTATCTAGCAGGATACCAACTTCAACAAGCGTTTGGGGGGAGAGAAAAGGTGAGCAAGGAGTTTGCACAGCGATTGCAAGAGCACTCCTTAACGAATCAAAAGGAATTCACAGATCTAATAATATCAACCTACTTGGATCTTAACTTGACAATTCCTTCCATTGTTTCGAAAACGACCAAAGGTTTCGCTTTTTCGCAAATGTTTTTGTTGGGTTTATTAGGAGATAGGCCAAAAGGAAAAATCTAG
- a CDS encoding GNAT family N-acetyltransferase, with translation MKEHVTSNALSLAQAKVEPEWIPKAIYADDQLVGFTVYGFEMKNSFYFITRLMLDYRHQGKGYGKAALLLVIEEFKNMGTQEIYTSFVSTNEGVVFS, from the coding sequence ATAAAAGAGCATGTCACCTCCAATGCTCTCTCCCTTGCTCAAGCAAAAGTTGAACCTGAATGGATTCCCAAAGCAATTTACGCAGATGATCAATTAGTTGGTTTCACCGTGTACGGCTTTGAAATGAAAAATAGTTTTTACTTTATTACCAGATTGATGCTTGATTACAGACACCAAGGAAAAGGTTACGGAAAAGCAGCTTTGCTATTGGTTATTGAAGAATTTAAAAACATGGGTACCCAAGAAATTTACACTAGCTTTGTTTCCACAAACGAAGGTGTTGTTTTTAGTTGA